From Nguyenibacter vanlangensis, one genomic window encodes:
- a CDS encoding DUF4007 family protein: protein MRNILSENVKAQFAGHETFPLRLLWPKKAYEAVRTGGDLRTFHEPSAIARFGVGRNMALSMRHWNVACGFIVEKDGLLWPTELATQILDDAGLDPFVEHTSTIWLAHWQIASTPEMTTTMHYAFNALPGVDFDADGLASELLSLTTERGWRATRSTIKRDVDVFLRSYVRRSGAASEDAAEPLLAELGLVREARIGGWFEFVRGPKPTLSDGVFAFALEQFWTRFSGGSSALTAEQITYEPGSPGRVFKLDEDSVVTRLMAMDAVTDEAWSWTDTAGLRQVQRRRAPDVLGLLRAAYGRPLEAA from the coding sequence ATGAGGAACATCCTGTCAGAAAACGTGAAGGCGCAATTTGCCGGTCACGAGACGTTTCCCCTCCGCTTACTGTGGCCAAAGAAGGCTTACGAGGCCGTACGGACAGGTGGAGATCTCAGAACATTTCATGAACCTTCTGCCATAGCGCGGTTCGGAGTAGGACGCAACATGGCATTGTCGATGCGTCATTGGAATGTCGCCTGCGGTTTCATTGTGGAGAAAGATGGCCTGCTCTGGCCGACGGAGCTCGCGACGCAAATTCTCGATGATGCGGGCCTCGATCCGTTCGTTGAGCACACCTCAACGATTTGGTTGGCTCACTGGCAAATTGCCTCCACACCAGAAATGACCACGACGATGCATTACGCCTTCAATGCTCTACCGGGCGTCGATTTCGATGCCGACGGCCTGGCGAGCGAACTGCTGTCGCTCACCACCGAGCGCGGTTGGCGGGCCACGCGTAGCACGATCAAGCGCGACGTGGACGTGTTCCTGCGCAGCTACGTTCGGCGTTCGGGCGCCGCTTCGGAGGACGCCGCGGAGCCGCTGCTGGCCGAGTTGGGACTGGTGCGGGAGGCGCGCATCGGGGGGTGGTTCGAGTTCGTGCGCGGACCCAAGCCTACACTGTCCGATGGTGTATTCGCCTTCGCGCTGGAGCAGTTCTGGACACGCTTCAGCGGAGGCTCCTCGGCACTGACTGCGGAACAGATTACATACGAACCCGGGTCGCCGGGCCGCGTCTTCAAGCTCGATGAAGACAGCGTCGTCACGCGCCTTATGGCGATGGACGCCGTGACCGACGAGGCATGGAGCTGGACCGACACCGCGGGCCTGCGACAGGTGCAGCGACGACGCGCACCGGATGTCCTGGGACTTCTGCGAGCGGCCTACGGCCGGCCCTTGGAGGCAGCATGA
- a CDS encoding cysteine desulfurase family protein — protein MSGAIYLDGLSTAPLAPEARAAMLAAWDQPGNPSSPHAAGERAAALVETARRSVADLVGASSAEIVFTSGATEANNLAIAGAAAAAITGGSERRHVVVTSIEHKSVLEAAWRLRAVGFTVDIAPVTKAGVVDLGELAALIRNDTLLVSVMAANNETAVLQPIAEVAALAHAVGALLHCDAAQAVGKVPVDVIDLDVDFMSVSSHKMYGPMGVGALYVSAAAPRPTPLLVGGGQENGLRAGTEPAPLIAGFGTAAEVARSRLEKDARHAKSLLGAFLQDLSERQVKIHVNGNVSKLLPGAINISIDGIDAQSLAMIMARTVMISTGSACNSGQINSSHVLDAMDVDEKRKKEALRICFGRYHSDPDAREAARQLGDAINRMR, from the coding sequence GTGAGCGGCGCGATCTATCTCGACGGCCTGTCCACCGCGCCGCTCGCGCCAGAGGCTCGAGCCGCGATGCTCGCCGCCTGGGATCAACCCGGAAATCCTAGCTCGCCCCATGCGGCAGGCGAACGCGCCGCAGCACTCGTTGAAACGGCACGTCGATCGGTGGCGGACCTCGTCGGCGCGTCGTCCGCTGAGATAGTCTTCACATCTGGTGCCACGGAGGCGAACAACCTCGCGATCGCGGGTGCAGCCGCGGCGGCCATCACTGGCGGGAGTGAGCGGCGGCATGTCGTCGTGACGTCGATCGAGCACAAGTCCGTCCTGGAGGCGGCATGGCGGCTGCGCGCGGTCGGCTTCACAGTGGACATCGCTCCAGTCACGAAAGCCGGTGTTGTCGATCTTGGAGAACTGGCAGCCCTGATCAGGAACGACACGCTCCTCGTTTCAGTAATGGCGGCGAACAACGAAACCGCCGTTCTACAGCCGATCGCAGAGGTGGCCGCGCTTGCGCACGCGGTCGGCGCGCTGCTGCACTGCGATGCGGCGCAGGCGGTCGGGAAGGTACCGGTTGACGTGATCGACCTCGACGTCGACTTTATGAGCGTGTCTTCGCACAAGATGTACGGCCCAATGGGCGTAGGCGCCCTGTACGTGTCCGCTGCCGCGCCTCGACCGACTCCTCTTCTGGTAGGCGGTGGCCAGGAAAACGGCCTTCGCGCGGGCACCGAACCTGCCCCACTCATCGCTGGCTTCGGTACCGCGGCAGAGGTCGCGAGGTCACGCCTCGAGAAAGATGCGCGTCATGCCAAAAGTCTCTTAGGAGCATTTCTCCAAGATCTTTCTGAAAGGCAGGTAAAAATACACGTAAACGGCAATGTGAGTAAACTTCTTCCTGGCGCTATAAATATAAGTATCGATGGTATAGATGCACAGTCACTAGCAATGATAATGGCGAGAACTGTCATGATTTCGACTGGCTCTGCCTGCAATTCTGGTCAGATAAATTCGTCACATGTTCTTGACGCGATGGATGTGGACGAAAAGCGGAAAAAGGAGGCCCTGCGCATTTGCTTCGGCCGCTATCATTCCGATCCGGATGCACGAGAGGCTGCACGTCAACTCGGGGATGCAATCAATCGAATGAGATAG